Proteins encoded together in one Equus asinus isolate D_3611 breed Donkey chromosome 12, EquAss-T2T_v2, whole genome shotgun sequence window:
- the LRP12 gene encoding low-density lipoprotein receptor-related protein 12 isoform X2 encodes MARRWSTKESPRWRSALVLLFFAGVYACGETPEQIRAPSGIITSPGWPSEYPAKTNCSWFIRANPGEIITISFQDFDIQGSRRCSLDWLTIETYKNIESYRACGSTIPPPYISSQDHIWIRFHSDDSISRKGFRLSYFSGKSEEPNCACDQFRCGNGKCIPEAWKCNNMDECGDSSDEEICAREAPPTSASFQPCAYNQFQCLSRFTKVYTCLPESLKCDGNIDCLDLGDEIDCDVPTCGQWLKYFYGTFNSPNYPDFYPPGSNCTWLIDTGDHRKVILRFTDFKLDGTGYGDYVKIYDGLEENPHKLLRVLTAFDSHAPLTIVSSSGQIRVHFCADKVNAARGFNATYQVDGFCLPWEIPCGGNWGCYTEQQRCDGYWHCPNGRDEINCTMCQKEEFPCSRNGVCYPRSDRCNYQNHCPNGSDEKNCFFCQPGNFHCKNNRCVFESWVCDSQDDCGDGSDEENCPVIVPTRVITAAVIGSLICGLLLVIALGCTCKLYSLRMFERRSFETQLSRVEAELLRREAPPSYGQLIAQGLIPPVEDFPVCSPNQASVLENLRLAVRSQLGFTSIRLPMAGRSSNIWNRIFNFARSRHSGSLALVSADGDEVGPSQSTNREPERSHTHRSLFSVESDDTDTENERRDTAGASGGVAAPLPQKVPPITAVEATVGASGSSSTQSTRGGHTDNGRDVTSVEPPSVSPARHQLTSALSRMTQGLRWVRFTLGRSSSVNQNQSPLRQLDNGVNGREEDDDVEMLIPVSDGASDFDVNDCSRPLLDLASDQGQEFRQPYSATNPGVRPSSRDGPCERCGIVHTAQIPDTCLEATLKNETSDDEALLLC; translated from the exons CTTGTGGAGAGACTCCAGAACAAATTCGAGCACCAAGTGGTATAATCACGAGCCCAGGCTGGCCTTCTGAGTATCCTGCCAAAACCAACTGTAGCTGGTTCATAAGGGCAAACCCAGGGGAAATCATTACAATAAG TTTTCAGGATTTTGATATTCAAGGATCCAGAAGATGCAGTTTGGACTGGTTGACGATAGAAACATACAAGAATATTGAAAGTTACAGAGCTTGTGGTTCCACAATTCCACCACCATATATTTCTTCACAAGACCACATCTGGATCAGGTTCCATTCCGATGACAGTATCTCTAGAAAGGGTTTCAGACTGTCGTATTTTTCAG GGAAATCTGAGGAACCAAACTGTGCCTGTGATCAGTTTCGTTGTGGTAATGGGAAGTGTATACCAGAAGCCTGGAAAtgtaataacatggatgaatgtgGAGATAGTTCCGATGAAGAGATCTGTGCCAGAGAAGCTCCTCCAACATCTGCTTCTTTTCAGCCCTGTGCTTACAACCAGTTCCAGTGTCTGTCCCGGTTTACCAAAGTTTACACTTGCCTCCCCGAATCTTTAAAATGTGATGGGAACATTGACTGCCTCGACCTAGGGGATGAGATAGACTGTGATGTGCCAACTTGTGGGCagtggttaaaatatttttacgGTACTTTTAATTCTCCCAATTATCCAGACTTTTATCCTCCTGGAAGCAATTGCACATGGTTGATAGACACTGGTGATCATCGTAAAGTTATTCTACGCTTCACTGACTTTAAATTGGATGGTACTGGTTATGGTGATTATGTCAAAATATACGATGGATTAGAGGAGAATCCACACAAGCTTTTGCGTGTGTTAACTGCTTTTGATTCTCATGCACCTCTTACCATTGTTTCTTCTTCTGGACAGATAAGGGTACATTTTTGTGCCGATAAAGTGAACGCTGCAAGGGGGTTTAATGCTACTTACCAAGTAGATGGCTTCTGTTTGCCGTGGGAAATACCCTGTGGCGGTAACTGGGGGTGTTATACTGAGCAGCAGCGTTGTGATGGGTATTGGCATTGCCCAAATGGAAGGGACGAAATCAATTGTACCATGTGCCAAAAGGAAGAATTTCCATGTTCCCGAAACGGTGTCTGTTATCCTCGTTCTGATCGCTGCAACTACCAGAACCATTGCCCAAATGGCTCAGATGAAAAAAACTGCTTTTTTTGCCAGCCAGGAAATTTTCATTGTAAAAACAATCGTTGTGTGTTTGAAAGCTGGGTGTGTGATTCTCAGGATGACTGCGGTGACGGCAGCGATGAGGAGAATTGCCCGGTGATTGTGCCTACCAGAGTCATAACTGCGGCCGTCATAGGGAGCCTTATCTGTGGCCTCTTGCTGGTCATTGCATTGGGATGTACCTGTAAGCTTTATTCTCTGAGAATGTTTGAACGAAG ATCATTTGAAACGCAGTTGTCAAGAGTGGAAGCAGAACTGTTAAGAAGAGAAGCCCCTCCCTCTTACGGACAATTGATTGCTCAGGGTTTAATTCCACCAGTTGAAGATTTTCCCGTTTGTTCCCCTAATCAG gCTTCTGTTTTGGAAAACCTGAGGCTAGCTGTACGATCCCAGCTTGGATTTACTTCAATCAGGCTTCCTATGGCAGGCAGATCCAGCAACATTTGGAAccgtatttttaattttgcaagaTCACGACATTCAGGGTCGCTGGCTTTGGTCTCAGCGGATGGAGATGAGGTTGGCCCTAGTCAGAGTACCAACAGAGAACCTGAAAGAAGTCATACTCACAGAAGTTTGTTTTCTGTGGAGTCTGAcgacacagacacagaaaatgaaagaagagatacagCAGGAGCATCTGGTGGTGTTGCAGCTCCTTTGCCCCAAAAAGTCCCTCCCATAACGGCAGTAGAAGCAACAGTGGGAGCAAGTGGAAGTTCTTCAACTCAGAGTACCCGAGGTGGTCACACAGATAATGGAAGGGATGTGACAAGTGTGGAACCCCCAAGTGTGAGTCCAGCACGTCACCAGCTCACAAGTGCACTAAGTCGTATGACTCAGGGGCTGCGTTGGGTACGTTTTACATTAGGGCGATCAAGCTCTGTAAACCAGAACCAGAGCCCTTTGAGACAACTTGATAATGGGGtaaatggaagagaagaagatgatgatgtcGAAATGCTAATTCCAGTTTCTGATGGAGCTTCAGACTTTGATGTGAATGACTGCTCCAGACCTCTTCTTGATCTTGCCTCAGATCAAGGGCAAGAGTTTAGACAACCATACAGTGCAACAAACCCAGGAGTAAGGCCAAGTAGTCGAGATGGCCCCTGTGAGCGCTGTGGTATTGTCCACACTGCCCAGATACCGGACACTTGCTTAGAAGCAACATTGAAAAATGAAACGAGTGATGATGAGGCTTTGTTACTTTGTTAG
- the LRP12 gene encoding low-density lipoprotein receptor-related protein 12 isoform X1 — protein sequence MARRWSTKESPRWRSALVLLFFAGVYGNGALAEHSENVHISGVSTACGETPEQIRAPSGIITSPGWPSEYPAKTNCSWFIRANPGEIITISFQDFDIQGSRRCSLDWLTIETYKNIESYRACGSTIPPPYISSQDHIWIRFHSDDSISRKGFRLSYFSGKSEEPNCACDQFRCGNGKCIPEAWKCNNMDECGDSSDEEICAREAPPTSASFQPCAYNQFQCLSRFTKVYTCLPESLKCDGNIDCLDLGDEIDCDVPTCGQWLKYFYGTFNSPNYPDFYPPGSNCTWLIDTGDHRKVILRFTDFKLDGTGYGDYVKIYDGLEENPHKLLRVLTAFDSHAPLTIVSSSGQIRVHFCADKVNAARGFNATYQVDGFCLPWEIPCGGNWGCYTEQQRCDGYWHCPNGRDEINCTMCQKEEFPCSRNGVCYPRSDRCNYQNHCPNGSDEKNCFFCQPGNFHCKNNRCVFESWVCDSQDDCGDGSDEENCPVIVPTRVITAAVIGSLICGLLLVIALGCTCKLYSLRMFERRSFETQLSRVEAELLRREAPPSYGQLIAQGLIPPVEDFPVCSPNQASVLENLRLAVRSQLGFTSIRLPMAGRSSNIWNRIFNFARSRHSGSLALVSADGDEVGPSQSTNREPERSHTHRSLFSVESDDTDTENERRDTAGASGGVAAPLPQKVPPITAVEATVGASGSSSTQSTRGGHTDNGRDVTSVEPPSVSPARHQLTSALSRMTQGLRWVRFTLGRSSSVNQNQSPLRQLDNGVNGREEDDDVEMLIPVSDGASDFDVNDCSRPLLDLASDQGQEFRQPYSATNPGVRPSSRDGPCERCGIVHTAQIPDTCLEATLKNETSDDEALLLC from the exons CTTGTGGAGAGACTCCAGAACAAATTCGAGCACCAAGTGGTATAATCACGAGCCCAGGCTGGCCTTCTGAGTATCCTGCCAAAACCAACTGTAGCTGGTTCATAAGGGCAAACCCAGGGGAAATCATTACAATAAG TTTTCAGGATTTTGATATTCAAGGATCCAGAAGATGCAGTTTGGACTGGTTGACGATAGAAACATACAAGAATATTGAAAGTTACAGAGCTTGTGGTTCCACAATTCCACCACCATATATTTCTTCACAAGACCACATCTGGATCAGGTTCCATTCCGATGACAGTATCTCTAGAAAGGGTTTCAGACTGTCGTATTTTTCAG GGAAATCTGAGGAACCAAACTGTGCCTGTGATCAGTTTCGTTGTGGTAATGGGAAGTGTATACCAGAAGCCTGGAAAtgtaataacatggatgaatgtgGAGATAGTTCCGATGAAGAGATCTGTGCCAGAGAAGCTCCTCCAACATCTGCTTCTTTTCAGCCCTGTGCTTACAACCAGTTCCAGTGTCTGTCCCGGTTTACCAAAGTTTACACTTGCCTCCCCGAATCTTTAAAATGTGATGGGAACATTGACTGCCTCGACCTAGGGGATGAGATAGACTGTGATGTGCCAACTTGTGGGCagtggttaaaatatttttacgGTACTTTTAATTCTCCCAATTATCCAGACTTTTATCCTCCTGGAAGCAATTGCACATGGTTGATAGACACTGGTGATCATCGTAAAGTTATTCTACGCTTCACTGACTTTAAATTGGATGGTACTGGTTATGGTGATTATGTCAAAATATACGATGGATTAGAGGAGAATCCACACAAGCTTTTGCGTGTGTTAACTGCTTTTGATTCTCATGCACCTCTTACCATTGTTTCTTCTTCTGGACAGATAAGGGTACATTTTTGTGCCGATAAAGTGAACGCTGCAAGGGGGTTTAATGCTACTTACCAAGTAGATGGCTTCTGTTTGCCGTGGGAAATACCCTGTGGCGGTAACTGGGGGTGTTATACTGAGCAGCAGCGTTGTGATGGGTATTGGCATTGCCCAAATGGAAGGGACGAAATCAATTGTACCATGTGCCAAAAGGAAGAATTTCCATGTTCCCGAAACGGTGTCTGTTATCCTCGTTCTGATCGCTGCAACTACCAGAACCATTGCCCAAATGGCTCAGATGAAAAAAACTGCTTTTTTTGCCAGCCAGGAAATTTTCATTGTAAAAACAATCGTTGTGTGTTTGAAAGCTGGGTGTGTGATTCTCAGGATGACTGCGGTGACGGCAGCGATGAGGAGAATTGCCCGGTGATTGTGCCTACCAGAGTCATAACTGCGGCCGTCATAGGGAGCCTTATCTGTGGCCTCTTGCTGGTCATTGCATTGGGATGTACCTGTAAGCTTTATTCTCTGAGAATGTTTGAACGAAG ATCATTTGAAACGCAGTTGTCAAGAGTGGAAGCAGAACTGTTAAGAAGAGAAGCCCCTCCCTCTTACGGACAATTGATTGCTCAGGGTTTAATTCCACCAGTTGAAGATTTTCCCGTTTGTTCCCCTAATCAG gCTTCTGTTTTGGAAAACCTGAGGCTAGCTGTACGATCCCAGCTTGGATTTACTTCAATCAGGCTTCCTATGGCAGGCAGATCCAGCAACATTTGGAAccgtatttttaattttgcaagaTCACGACATTCAGGGTCGCTGGCTTTGGTCTCAGCGGATGGAGATGAGGTTGGCCCTAGTCAGAGTACCAACAGAGAACCTGAAAGAAGTCATACTCACAGAAGTTTGTTTTCTGTGGAGTCTGAcgacacagacacagaaaatgaaagaagagatacagCAGGAGCATCTGGTGGTGTTGCAGCTCCTTTGCCCCAAAAAGTCCCTCCCATAACGGCAGTAGAAGCAACAGTGGGAGCAAGTGGAAGTTCTTCAACTCAGAGTACCCGAGGTGGTCACACAGATAATGGAAGGGATGTGACAAGTGTGGAACCCCCAAGTGTGAGTCCAGCACGTCACCAGCTCACAAGTGCACTAAGTCGTATGACTCAGGGGCTGCGTTGGGTACGTTTTACATTAGGGCGATCAAGCTCTGTAAACCAGAACCAGAGCCCTTTGAGACAACTTGATAATGGGGtaaatggaagagaagaagatgatgatgtcGAAATGCTAATTCCAGTTTCTGATGGAGCTTCAGACTTTGATGTGAATGACTGCTCCAGACCTCTTCTTGATCTTGCCTCAGATCAAGGGCAAGAGTTTAGACAACCATACAGTGCAACAAACCCAGGAGTAAGGCCAAGTAGTCGAGATGGCCCCTGTGAGCGCTGTGGTATTGTCCACACTGCCCAGATACCGGACACTTGCTTAGAAGCAACATTGAAAAATGAAACGAGTGATGATGAGGCTTTGTTACTTTGTTAG